Part of the Flagellimonas eckloniae genome, CCAATATGGGAGATGGTGAAATTATCATCCAACTCAGTTTCTTGCTTTACATCATCAAAACCATTTGTGATTACTTTAATGGGCTTCTTTGTTATCTGTTCAAACTCAGTTTTGGTTGTTCTACTAGTCACTATTAGTTTATCCGCAGCATTGAGTACGTTTTTTTCTAAGACCTTATGCTTTCTTTGTGATGCTTTAGATAATTTTAATTTAGAGTGATAACCAATAGAAGTCCAAGGGTCTCTAAAATCTGCCACCCACTGAATTTGATGCAACTTTTTCAAACCAAGTCCAATCAAATGTACACTATGGGGTGGGCCAGTTGTAATAACGGTTTTAATACCCTCCAGTTCAATAATTTTAGAAAGATATTTAATGGATGGTCTTACCCAAAATTTCCGGGCATCTGGAATAAAGAAGTTTCCTCTTACCCAAAGCAATATTTTCTCAACAAAAGATGGTTTCTTTTCTGGGATAACACCAGAGCTTATCGTTTTGGTCTTCTTTTTAGATACGATTGATGCCAATGCATAGGGTTCCCGTATGGGATGCTCAAGAATTTGAATACCCTCTGGAATCTCTTTGACGAGGTCCTTATCCAGGATTGGATAATTGGGATTTTGGGGAATGTAAACTACAGGTTCAATATCAAAATTTCTCAAATACTTTACAAATTTCAGCCACCGCTGCACTCCTGGTCCACCTGCTGGTGGCCAATAATAGGCTATGACCAAAACTTTGTGCATTATGTTTTGGTTTTTGATTTTTTAGGGCGAAGTGAAAATCCTAATCCTCCAATTACAATCAAACCAAGCAAAATGCAGCTTGCCAATGTGACCTGGCTACCCATCTTTACAACCGTTGGTTCAAATTTGAATTCAATTTCATGCTGTCCGGCGGGGACTTTCATTCCTCGTAACGCGTAATTTACTTTGTAATGCGGTTCAGCTTTTCCATCAATAAAAGCATTCCATCCTTTGGGGTAATGCATTTCCGAAAACACAGCAAACCCATCATTTGAGTTATTAGACTGATATTTAATATAGTTTGGTAGGTAATCAACCAAATCAATATTAGCTAATGAATCTATTGTAAGTTTATGTCTAGTAAAATCAGAATTATTATGGTTCTTTATAAGGTTAATTACTGCAGCTTTTTTAGTATCCAAATTGCTTAGGGCATTAATTTCATCATTTACTGAATACACTGAAATCAAATCCTCAACAAACCATGCATTACCATTTGCATTATCGTTAACCGCGGGAAAACTATTCCCCTCTTCATCTTGCTGAATGATATATTTTACATTCAACATATTCAAAACCTCTATATTATTTTGATATAGGTGGTATTCAAATAAATTTTGAAGTTGTCTGGGTTTGGCCGCATGATATCCCCCAATAGATTTATGAAAATATGAGGTTCTTGCACCATTCAATCCTTCTTGTGGGTCAAAAACCCTATATACAGAATCATCCTGTTGAATCAGCTCATCTATTTGAGAGGCTTGAAAGGGTGTGTTCACATTTCTCTGACGAACAAAATCATCCTCATTTACATACCGGAGGTTCACTCCAATTAAATCAAATAAAATAAGTGCTCCAAGAACAATTGCAATCAGGTTCTTCCCTATTTTGTTTTTGATAAACAACCAAAGGGTAACAGCTGTTAACAAAACAAAAATTAACGACCTAATGGTATCACTCACATAAACTGCTTCCCTATCCCGTTGAATCATGGTCATTAGTTCATCTCCAAAATAACCACGATAGGTATCATCTCTCAATCCAACAAAATCAAAGAACGCTTTTAAGATAAAAATAAATATTCCCAAGCCTAAGGTTATGAAAAAACTCAACTTCAAGGCAGCTATTTTTTTTGAAATTTTATCATTGGACTTGAACAACTCCCGAACACCCAAAACAGCTAAAATAGGCAAACATAATTCTAGAATGATTTGAATGGAAGATACAGCGCGAAACTTATTATACAATGGGAAATAATCAATCATGAAATTGGTCAAAGCGGGAAAGTTTTTTCCCCAAGACAACAACAAGGCCAAGATAGCACCTGTCAACAGCCACCATTTCTTTTTGCCCTTCACCAAACATAGGCCAAGAATGAATAAGAAGAATATTATGGCCCCAATATAGGCAGGTCCGGCCACAATGGGCTGATTTCCCCAATATAAAGGCATTCCGCTTGAAAATTCCAAGGCTTTTGTTGGTGAAAGCCCTTGACTGGTCAAATATTCATAGGCTTTGGACTCTTTACCTAAATCCTCATTTCCAGAACCTCCGAACAAACGAGGTGAAAATATATTCAACGACTCTGCTATGCCGTAACTATATTGGGTTATATAATCTTTGTCCAACCCATTTTGAACTTCTTTAGGACTACCATCAGGGTTTATGGTTAATTCTGATTTTCCACGCGTGCTCCAATCTGCATATTCCTTGGTAGCCATCAAGTTTGTTGCATTGGTAGCTATAGAGAGGATAACTGCACCAATCAAAATACCGATAGATGCAAAAAAATGCTTTAATTTCTTATCCTTAATGGCATAAATTAAATGTACCAATCCCAATACCAGTACCAGTAGCATAAAATAATACGTCATTTGGTAGTGATTGGCATTTATTTCCAAGGCCATTGCCAAGGCAGTCAATATAAATCCGAACAGATATTTTTTTCGAAACACCAGCACTATTCCGCCCAAAACCATCGGGATATATCCCAGAGCGTGAGCCTTTGCATTATGCCCCACACCAAGTATTATGATCAAATAGGTTGAAAAACCAAAGGCCAATGCTCCTAAAATGGCCAAACGATACTCCACTTTAAGGCAGAGCATTAAAACGTAAAATCCCAAAAAGTATAGAAAAAGATAGTCGGCCGGTCTTGGTAAAAACCGAATCAGTCTATCTAATTTCTTGATATAATCATGTGGATAATTGGCCCCAAGTTGATATGTAGGCATCCCACCAAAAGCACTATTGGTCCAATAGGATTCCTCCCCCGTCAATTCCTTATAGTCATTCCGCTCCTTGGACATACCTTTGTACTGGGCAATGTCTGATTGGAAAATAGCTTTTCCCTGTAGCACCGGATAAAAGTAAATAAGGGAAGCAAAAATGAAGAAAGCAATTACACTAATATGGGTAATAATAGCTTTTAGAGAAAGATTCATGGATTGATTTTGAAAAGACAAATATTAGTCAATTTCTTCAAAATCTATATATTCTCCAACTTTTTTTGACGGATTGGATTTTTTGAAAGGTTTCTTGGTAGTTGTGGTCTTATCATTACTATTCGATTTACCTCCAAAATCCTGATAATTTCCAAATTGTTGTCCAAAACGCTCTTGGGTCTTGCGCATGGCATAGTTGATTACCCTAGGTGCCAACCATTTTGCCAGCAATTTAAGGGCATAGTATACTAAGATGATAACTAAAATCGTTTGTAATAAAACCATATAACAACAGCTATTGAATCAAAATTACACTGTTAGTCCTTCAAAAGGCGTTAAAGTATCTTAAAAAAGTATTAAAATAAGTTATATGGATCGTTCTCGTATTAGCAAACCCCTTGTACTTCTTCTATTTTTTCCGCTTTTAGCACTTGCGCAATATACGGATGTCATTAATTCCAATAGACCCGGTAGAGCTGTTAGCGCATATGCAGTAGGAAGAAATGTAATACAGGCCGAAGTTGGACTTGTGTATGAACAACAGGATGATGCTACTTTAAATTCTGATTCAAATATTTTCGGCACGGATATCTCTCTTAGATATGGGTTACTTTTTGAAACTTTGGAAATTAAGTATGAAGGGTCTTTCATAAATCAAAACATAACGTACACCGATTTAGGTACTGATGAAACCAGGACGGATTTTTCCCGAAATCGATTAGGGTTAAAGTTTTTGGTTTTTGATCCATTTAAAAATCCTGAAAACAACAAACCCAATCTATATAGCTGGCGTGCCAACAATGTATTTCAATTGAAAAATTTGATTCCAGCAGTTTCCGTTTATGCTGGAGCCACATTTAATCTTGGAGATAACCCATTTTACGTAGGAGACCCAATAGCATCACCAAGGGCGGCAATTGCCACGCAGAGTAGACTATCACCAAGGTTTGTATTGATTTCAAATATTGCCTATGACAGAATTGGAACCGATTTTCCAGAATGGAGCTATGCAGTGTCACTCTCCCATTCTTTCAGAGATCCTAAATGGAGTATTTTTGTTGAAAATCAAGGTATTAAAAGTGATCGGTATTCTGATATGTTGCTTCGTACCGGTGTTGCTTATTTAATTAGTCCAAACTTTCAGGCAGATTTTCATTTGGGTTCCGGTTTTAAAAATACGCCATCTAGAATCTTTGCTGTTTTAGGTTTTTCATATCGATTGGACCTTCATAAAGATAAATTGGTCGCTATAGAAGATCAAAAGGGAGGGGTAAATGGAAAAATCAAAAAGAATGCCTCGAAGAAAAAACCAAAGAAAGGTCGGAAAAAAAAGAAAGATAAAATTGACTTCTAAGTTTTAACAGTATCATTTTTCTTCCATCCAGAATATTCCTAATATTGACCTTACAAAAAATGATGTATGGTCACTATAAAACAGGTGCAATCTAAGAGTGATTTAAAAAAGTTTGTAAAGTTTCCGTTTTCCCTATACAAAAACTCGCCTTATTGGGTTCCACCCATTATAAAAGATGAACTGGAATCTTTTGACCCAAAAAAAAACCCTGTTTTTAAAAGTGCCGAAGCATCTTATTTTTTGGCCTATAAAAACAATAAAATTGTTGGTAGGGTGGCCGCAATAATAAATTGGTTGGAAGTAAATGAGCAGGGAATCCGAAAAATGAGGTTTGGTTGGTTTGATTTTGTGGATGATTTTGAAGTTTCAAAGGCACTTATAGATCAAGTAGCAAAAATTGGACAACAAATGGAATTGGAATACATGGAAGGTCCTGTAGGTTTTTCCAATTTAGATAAAGTTGGGGTGCTTACTGAAGGTTTTGACCATATTGGCAACATGATTACGTGGTACAACCACGCCTATTACCAATCGCATTATGAAAAACATGGCTTTGTAAAGGAAAAAGAATACTTGGAAAATAAGTTTTTGGCGGCCAATGCAGATCCCAAACACTTTTATAAGGCCAATCTTTTAATTAAGAAGCGCTACAATCTAAGGGAACTCAATTTTACAGAGAGTAAGGAAATTATGCCCTGGGTAGATAAAATGTTCGACCTGTTTAACGATACGTATTCCAGTTTGGCTTCCTTTGTAAGGATTACAGATGAGCAGAAAGCGTACTTTAAAAAGAAATATATCAGTTTTATTAATCCAGAGTATATAAAATTTGTGGTTGATGCAGATGATGAACTGATTGCCTTTGCCATTGTGATGCCTTCCTTTTCAAAAGCATTACAAAAAGCGAAGGGAAAGTTGTTTCCCACTGGCGTTTTTCATTTGTTGAAGGCCAAAAAAGAAAGTAAGGATGTAATCTTTTATCTTATTGGCATACATCCAGACTACCAAAACAGGGGTGTAACAGCTATTATTTTCAACGAATACCATAAAACGTTCCAGT contains:
- a CDS encoding glycosyltransferase family 4 protein; translated protein: MHKVLVIAYYWPPAGGPGVQRWLKFVKYLRNFDIEPVVYIPQNPNYPILDKDLVKEIPEGIQILEHPIREPYALASIVSKKKTKTISSGVIPEKKPSFVEKILLWVRGNFFIPDARKFWVRPSIKYLSKIIELEGIKTVITTGPPHSVHLIGLGLKKLHQIQWVADFRDPWTSIGYHSKLKLSKASQRKHKVLEKNVLNAADKLIVTSRTTKTEFEQITKKPIKVITNGFDDVKQETELDDNFTISHIGSLLTRRNPTHFWEAIKIAINENEDFKKQLKIQLIGVAGEEVLETVKENGLQSYVEQLGYLSHSDVLKAQQKSQVLLLLEIDSAETKGIIPGKLFEYLNAGRPILAIGPSEWEAGEIVQETNAGAVFSHTDTTALKDLLLTWFKTYQKGKLTLNSKGIQQFHRRELTKALANYIEWESS
- a CDS encoding YfhO family protein; its protein translation is MNLSLKAIITHISVIAFFIFASLIYFYPVLQGKAIFQSDIAQYKGMSKERNDYKELTGEESYWTNSAFGGMPTYQLGANYPHDYIKKLDRLIRFLPRPADYLFLYFLGFYVLMLCLKVEYRLAILGALAFGFSTYLIIILGVGHNAKAHALGYIPMVLGGIVLVFRKKYLFGFILTALAMALEINANHYQMTYYFMLLVLVLGLVHLIYAIKDKKLKHFFASIGILIGAVILSIATNATNLMATKEYADWSTRGKSELTINPDGSPKEVQNGLDKDYITQYSYGIAESLNIFSPRLFGGSGNEDLGKESKAYEYLTSQGLSPTKALEFSSGMPLYWGNQPIVAGPAYIGAIIFFLFILGLCLVKGKKKWWLLTGAILALLLSWGKNFPALTNFMIDYFPLYNKFRAVSSIQIILELCLPILAVLGVRELFKSNDKISKKIAALKLSFFITLGLGIFIFILKAFFDFVGLRDDTYRGYFGDELMTMIQRDREAVYVSDTIRSLIFVLLTAVTLWLFIKNKIGKNLIAIVLGALILFDLIGVNLRYVNEDDFVRQRNVNTPFQASQIDELIQQDDSVYRVFDPQEGLNGARTSYFHKSIGGYHAAKPRQLQNLFEYHLYQNNIEVLNMLNVKYIIQQDEEGNSFPAVNDNANGNAWFVEDLISVYSVNDEINALSNLDTKKAAVINLIKNHNNSDFTRHKLTIDSLANIDLVDYLPNYIKYQSNNSNDGFAVFSEMHYPKGWNAFIDGKAEPHYKVNYALRGMKVPAGQHEIEFKFEPTVVKMGSQVTLASCILLGLIVIGGLGFSLRPKKSKTKT
- a CDS encoding DUF4834 family protein, which gives rise to MVLLQTILVIILVYYALKLLAKWLAPRVINYAMRKTQERFGQQFGNYQDFGGKSNSNDKTTTTKKPFKKSNPSKKVGEYIDFEEID
- a CDS encoding transporter, with amino-acid sequence MDRSRISKPLVLLLFFPLLALAQYTDVINSNRPGRAVSAYAVGRNVIQAEVGLVYEQQDDATLNSDSNIFGTDISLRYGLLFETLEIKYEGSFINQNITYTDLGTDETRTDFSRNRLGLKFLVFDPFKNPENNKPNLYSWRANNVFQLKNLIPAVSVYAGATFNLGDNPFYVGDPIASPRAAIATQSRLSPRFVLISNIAYDRIGTDFPEWSYAVSLSHSFRDPKWSIFVENQGIKSDRYSDMLLRTGVAYLISPNFQADFHLGSGFKNTPSRIFAVLGFSYRLDLHKDKLVAIEDQKGGVNGKIKKNASKKKPKKGRKKKKDKIDF